Proteins from a genomic interval of Channa argus isolate prfri chromosome 11, Channa argus male v1.0, whole genome shotgun sequence:
- the foxn4 gene encoding forkhead box protein N4 gives MIEGGITSKMSGIIENAGHHPSPQDYRLLTTDPSQLREEDLPGDLQSLSWLTSVDVPRLQQMADSRGHGNGSSQSSMLEQQTAQLSNMAMTAGQGSMLHLQSNMQHSPLGISIINTHSGSMSPFSMNGLPSPGYQCPTSVYQSAPQQVYSLTQTGQQCSTGGLYSNVSFNNQSLFAQPRLAPQDQEVQPKSFPKPIYSYSCLIAMALKNSKTGSLPVSEIYSFMKEHFPYFKTAPDGWKNSVRHNLSLNKCFEKVENKTSSSSRKGCLWALNPAKIDKMEEEMQKWKRKDLPAIRRSMANPDELDKLITDRPENCRRKAVDPDTTRLPSCPSGLPLPVPAQIQPQPIVTLSLPCLPMQQHHQLQAQLQAQARLAPMSPAPAQTPPLHTVPDLSHSPLTQQHSKPPDVFYSVHGDTHTEVDALDPSIMDFALQGNLWEEMKDDSFNLDALGTFSNSPLRLSDCDLGTASLPPASIGASLPLSDVQVTGLYTSYTTQDPLSSQYMGTSANSKPIILL, from the exons ATGATAGAAGGGGGAATAACATCCAAGATGTCAGGAATAATCGAGAATGCTGGGCACCATCCATCTCCACAAGACTACAG GCTTCTGACCACGGACCCCTCCCAGCTTAGGGAGGAGGATCTCCCTGGGGACCTACAATCTCTGTCATGGCTCACCTCTGTGGATGTGCCCCGGCTACAGCAGATGGCTGACAGCCGAGGCCACGGTAACGGGTCTTCCCAGAGCAGTATGCTGGAGCAACAGACAG CTCAGCTGAGCAACATGGCAATGACAGCTGGACAAGGCTCAATGCTCCACCTCCAGAGCAACATGCAGCACAGCCCACTAGGAATCAGCATCATCAACACCCACAGCGGAAGT ATGTCTCCATTCTCCATGAATGGGCTACCCTCTCCTGGATATCAGTGCCCTACCTCAGTCTACCAGTCTGCACCCCAGCAGGTGTACTCTCTAACACAAACTGGACAACAG TGTTCAACTGGTGGGCTCTATAGCAATGTCTCTTTTAACAACCAAAGTCTATTTGCACAACCACGCCTGGCTCCACAAGACCAGGAGGTGCAGCCCAAGTCTTTCCCCAAGCCAATCTACTCCTACAG CTGTTTGATTGCCATGGCtctaaaaaacagcaaaactggCAGTCTCCCAGTCAGTGAGATCTATAGCTTTATGAAGGAACACTTTCCTTATTTCAAG ACTGCACCTGATGGATGGAAGAACTCAGTCAGACACAATCTGTCCTTAAACAAATGCTTTGAGAAAGTGGAGAACAAAACTAGCAGCTCGTCCCGTAAGGGCTGTCTATGGGCACTGAACCCTGCCAAAATTGacaagatggaggaagagatgCAGAAGTGGAAACGCAAAGACCTTCCAGCCATCCGCCGCAGCATGGCAAACCCTG ATGAGTTGGACAAACTGATCACAGACCGCCCAGAGAATTGCAGACGTAAGGCTGTAGATCCAGATACAACCCGGCTGCCCAGCTGTCCATCTGGCCTCCCACTGCCCGTCCCGGCTCAGATACAGCCTCAGCCTATAGTTACGCTGTCCCTGCCATGTTTACCAATGCAACAGCACCATCAGCTTCAGGCCCAGCTCCAAGCTCAGGCTCGCCTGGCCCCCATGTCACCTGCCCCGGCCCAGACACCTCCTCTTCACACTGTCCCCGACCTTTCCCACAGTCCCCTCACCCAGCAGCACAGCAAGCCCCCAGACGTTTTCTACAGTGTGCACGGTGATACGCACACAGAGGTGGATGCACTGGATCCTAGCATCATGGACTTCGCCCTTCAag GTAATCTTTGGGAGGAAATGAAGGATGACAGCTTTAACCTGGATGCTTTGGGTACCTTCAGTAACTCACCCCTCCGGCTATCAGACTGTGACTTGGGAACTGCCAGTCTTCCTCCTGCCTCTATTGGAGCAAGCCTGCCACTATCAGATGTGCAGGTGACGGGCCTTTACACTTCCTACACCACCCAGGATCCCCTGTCTTCCCAGTACATGGGCACATCAGCCAACAGCAAGCCAATCATCCTGCTTTAA